The proteins below come from a single Balaenoptera musculus isolate JJ_BM4_2016_0621 chromosome 1, mBalMus1.pri.v3, whole genome shotgun sequence genomic window:
- the LOC118897025 gene encoding LOW QUALITY PROTEIN: selection and upkeep of intraepithelial T-cells protein 8-like (The sequence of the model RefSeq protein was modified relative to this genomic sequence to represent the inferred CDS: substituted 2 bases at 2 genomic stop codons), producing MVILLSTERSYTLKGIMKLKSSSFSGYYVSLLLQVMTSTSENRTVTTPMGHLATVGGHAELSCQLSPPXSTEHMEVHWFRGDHSKLVHLYRDGHELNGEAAPEYVDHTEFVKEAIGKGKVTLRLRNISVSDKGSYQCSFKGSGINDVASMNLSVTALGMETXILVQIPGTEGLMVECNSGGWCPQLQMEWRDNRGEVVPHSSKFYSQDGARFFHMKMTLVLRNQSQGNMTCYIHNPLTGEEKTTNIILAGECLSEFCCQYSNVKRN from the exons ATGGTCATTTTATTGAGCACTGAGAGGAGTTACACTCTGAAAG GCATTATGAAGCTTAaatcctcttctttttctgggtaCTATGTGAGTCTTCTCCTACAAGTGATGACATCAACTTCAG AAAATAGGACAGTAACCACTCCCATGGGACACTTGGCTACTGTAGGAGGACATGCTGAGCTCAGCTGCCAGTTGTCCCCACCATGAAGTACAGAGCACATGGAGGTGCACTGGTTCAGAGGTGACCACTCCAAACTCGTTCACCTatacagagacgggcatgaactGAATGGAGAAGCTGCCCCAGAATATGTGGATCACACAGAGTTTGTAAAAGAGGCCATTGGGAAGGGCAAAGTGACTCTCAGACTTCGTAATATCAGTGTTTCTGATAAAGGATCATACCAGTGTTCATTTAAAGGTAGTGGCATCAATGATGTGGCCAGCATGAATCTGAGTGTAACAG CACTAGGCATGGAAACATAAATCCTTGTTCAGATTCCTGGCACTGAGGGACTCATGGTGGAGTGTAACTCAGGAGGGTGGTGCCCACAGCTTCAGATGGAGTGGAGAGACAACAGAGGAGAGGTAGTTCCACATTCATCAAAATTCTATTCCCAGGATGGAGCCAGATTTTTTCACATGAAGATGACTCTTGTCCTTAGAAACCAGTCACAGGGCAATATGACTTGCTACATTCACAACCCTCTAACAGGtgaagagaaaacaacaaatatcatTCTAGCTGGTGAGTGTTTGTCAGAGTTTTGTTGTCAATATAGCAACGTAAAGAGAAATTAA